The DNA segment TTTTCAGATTTAGAGTTTTTTATCAGATTGTTGTAATTGAGGTCAAACTTCcttttttgtgtaaaacttaacaaattGTTAGTTTGATAATCACGCGCCTTGACTCCTAGAGGTTAAATCAaaggaaaatatattttggcaTTGACAATGCTCTTGTACGTCATCTTGCTCTGAGGTTGGCTTGCCAGCTGCAATATAGTTGCTGATGTCGTtgttagttttataagtcATCGAATACTCACCAGCTTAAAATGTATAGGTTTCATATTTTACACGTTTTTAGTCTGGTTGATTTGTCCATTGTAGCGAAGTCGACTGTGTTGTTGTACCAAGTAATCTGTCCAATAGCTCGGTAGCAAGATACATCCCCGTTGTCGATGGAAATCTACAAAAGCAGGAATGGAGTTCATGTACTCGCTACAACGAATCCACTTCGGCAGGTGAGAACAAGATGatcattgtttgaaaattgtgtATATTTTAGTCAAAGCgtttttttcagcaaatcCCCACCACGTTAACAGAACTATAATCGCCAAGACATTGGCTTTCCTCATGGCGGCTGATATTTCTtttactgaaacatttgcaaatcTCATGTTTAAtgtttgtgataatatttatatttacacgtatttatatatattttttacactggtatacatttatatatttttatgttatataGTTACTTGTATTAATAACTTATACATTGTATTTGTTTacgtttatatttatatatataatgtatataCTTTATACATATAGTCAGGGTTTTTtataaggtttggtttgggtgaccgctaagtagttttaagagaccgcaagtgtttcatttaaataccaaaaaatagtaGTAGTAagttgcaagtccaaattttgggaaaccgctggagaaatttgggggaccgtttcggtcccccaaaacaccttaaaaaaacactgcatatagttatatatgtaTCTCTTCGTCGGGTTCTGTTTGATGATGTGTGACAACGAGTTTACTCAAATGAACCATCTTTTGCAGGTCATGGTAATGTCAGTGTTGTTAGTTGTGACAGAGGATGGAAATACAAGACAGGAGAAAATGTAATAACTGCTGTGAGCGAAGTAAGTGACTCACACTTTTTACTGGCAACGCTCACTCACTTCGAAAAAGTTTCGGGAACCGTAACTGATATATGAGTTTAAATTCTCTGGATTTTACCGCAATATTAACAACGAAGAAATAGTAACCAAATCTTGTGCTTTATTGCAGTAGTACATTTCCAGTTGGGAAACCTCAACATTTCCTTGGCAGAGTTAAATAACTTAACCAAATGTGTCTCTTATTGTCTAGTTTGATCTTGTTTGTGATAAGTCATGGCTTGCACCTCTGGTTCCATCTTGTTTGATGTTTGGTCTGATGGCCGGATCTTTTCTCGGGGGCATTTTGGCGGACAGGTGGGAAACCTAAGAAGCTTCGCTCTGCATAAATATACACCATAGGAATTAATGCAGTAATTCATACATTGCACAACGAAAAGGTTTGGCAGAAAAAAGGTTGTACTGGGTGCCCTGGTGATCATGTGTGCCAGCTTGTCTATTTCTGCCTTTACTCCATCCTGGATCGGGTTGCATGTCCTCACCTTTTTTATCGGGCTTGGTGACGTTGCCCGAACATCTATTCTTACTATTCTACGTACGTTAACATCTTACTGTTGATATTTTGTAGACTAggttaatttttgtaataatttattaagAATATCTTCTCACACACGACGGTATCGCCTGTCAGCAAATTTTAGTTCGACTGTAAATGCTGGCAGACGTTTCGCATAAATTGTTGACAGGCGCATATCGCCTGCTAATACACCTGAATTGCAATTAAGATGTAAATAGTTATCTTTATCTTTGGCAGTGAGTGAAATTACGCCGAATAAAATTCGCTACAAAGTTACCGTTGCACACATCTTGGTGATGGCGGTTGGAAGCTGTATGCTGCCTCTAATGGCGTATCTTTTGCCTAACTGGAGGCACCTGTATGGCGCAGTGGGCTTATTGCATTTTCTGGTACTGATTCCGTCTTTCATGTAAGTAACGCTTTTCGTATTTAAACACAGCTTGAATGGGTGGCCGGTTTGTAGCAGTTCGTTTTAAAATAcaactttgtaaattttaaagagTTTTCGAAGAATCTCCGCGATGGCTGTTGGAAAACGGCAAACTCGATGAAGCGAGGAACTTACTGAAAAAAATCGCAAAAATGAACAATGTTAAACTTGATGAAGCAAAGCTTCTGGAACTAGGACGCGACAGAGAAACCAGAGTCAACGTACGCGATGACGCAATAATTCATTCCACTGTCAATGCAATGTGTTATTTACATTTAagtattaaatattaaatatgaaTTTGAGTTACTTAACGATGTTTTCATAGCTTACGCATTAACAGCGTCTTCTATCGACAGCAGGAAGCTGAAAAGAAACAGCGCGGAAGAAGAAAGCTCTCATACCTCGACCTCGTCCGGGTGCCATTCTTGCGGAGAAGAATTATCATTTTGTCCATAGCATGGTAAGTTAACAACATGGTATTTCCGCGTATtttaattgaaacatttatgcAAAAAGAATTTAGGGTTAAGTTTACCTTCGCGAGTTCTGCCCAACAGCGAACTTTGACTTCATTCCTACACTTGCCTCAGGTTGGCTGTTAACGTGTCATACTACGGCGTGTCGCTAAACGTAAACAATCTTGGCGGAAACCGCTACCTCACTTTCTTCGCGTTGGTGTCGGTCGAACTGCCTGGCCATATCCTCTCCTACTTTACGATACGAAAATTAGGCAGCCGAGTGGCGTTCATGATTTTCTCTTCAGTGTGCGGCGTCTTTATTCTGGCCGTGCCCCTTTTACAAGCTGGTATGATTCAAACTAAATGGATTTTTTGTCTTACAAGATACAGCACTTCAACTGTAATAATTAACCGTGATAATAATTAACTGGTGTAATTTCTATAACTTATTAAGTCGACGATACTGCTGTTGTTGTGAGCAATGTGATCGGAAAACTTTTTGCGACTGGCACCTTTTCCCTGTTGTACGCTTTCACTGGAGAATTATTTCCAACGCTTTTGAGAAGCCAGTCGTACGGTGTTTGCTCTGTTGTCTCAAGAGTTTCCGCTGTGTTGGTGCCCTTCCTCCTATACCTTGGTATACACTTTGCTTATTGAACACTTCGTTGAGTAAAAGAGTTAAGCTCGGAAGAAACAAATTCAGTtgttatatttattgttttttgtatttcaaggAGAATTGTATCACCCCATCATTCCGTACTCCGTCATGGGAGCAATTGTCATTGGTGCCGCCGTAGGAATGTTCTTTTTGCCTGAAACCAAATCACAGCCAATGCCGGATACTATGGAAGatgcaaaattgcaaaacaggTGAACAGCTATAACTAAATTACTCTTATGACATAGTCATATGATATTAATGCAGTTTTGTTATCTTTTTACAGATTCATCTCAAAAGTTAGATGTTGAGAAAATGTTAGAAGTCATTTCACCAGAAATTAAGAACCGTACCAcgcatttaatttaaataacatCCTATCTTCATACGATGTTGTCCACAGTTTGTCAAAGgcgctgttttgtgaaaagtttACGAAGCAGCAAAGCATCGCAAAGCAAACTCAAAATTTACTATCAAATTTCTAtgattttttatatcaaagtTTAGACATTGGGGTACATGGGGCAAAGATTGTTTTGCGATCTGCTAAACCCAGTGACGAATACGTTTAGGCTCCCGCGTCTTTCGCGGAGATAATGTATTATATGCACgatatttgtttttacacGATATTtgatattatatatatattgtgatATGATATTAGGATATTGTGATATGATATTATATATTGTGATATGATTTTATATATTGTGATATGATATTATATATTTCATATTGATACACGAATGTACgatatttcttttttgcttaCAGCTGTTGCGTAATAccaaaaaacactaaaattagACGACTTGCTGGCTTTAGTGGACACAAAAGTGTCACTTTTTTGTTAGCTGTAAAAAGTAGTCCGttgtgaaaaagttaaaacgaGGCCGTGGTTGGCTGGAGCTGTTAAAGTACGAGGAAGATTGTAACAgtgttttgttacaaactgGTTTGGATTAGGCTGCCCGAAGCAGACGATTTTAAGCCTAAACAACCACTTAGTCTTCACCAGCGCTATGCGTTTGACACCATACTCCCATACTCACAAGGTCATTGAAGAAACTTTcgatagaaataaaaaaaagcgaaatagataaaaatgtcaaatattACTAAATAAATGCCTTGGTTTTATGGATTTTCCAAgattgtttttttgtgttcGTATGCAAGTGTACCATGTAAGTAAGCAACTCTATTGCCTTGTACAGAGTTGAGATTTTCGTTCGAAGATTTGCTGAGTTCAGTTTCATCCGCACATATATATCCACAACTGACTAAACGTCATACTGTGTCAAATGACGTGATGAGGTACACGGCACATGTTGACATAAAGGCATTTCAAGCAATCGCTTGCAATTAGCAT comes from the Clavelina lepadiformis chromosome 5, kaClaLepa1.1, whole genome shotgun sequence genome and includes:
- the LOC143460285 gene encoding solute carrier family 22 member 4-like isoform X2 codes for the protein MSAHENLLAPLAKFGSFQTRVVIVAYLTAIVAGPNVWMTVFVVYTPPHRCYIPELDDGNDTSEVDCVVVPSNLSNSSVARYIPVVDGNLQKQEWSSCTRYNESTSAGHGNVSVVSCDRGWKYKTGENVITAVSEFDLVCDKSWLAPLVPSCLMFGLMAGSFLGGILADRFGRKKVVLGALVIMCASLSISAFTPSWIGLHVLTFFIGLGDVARTSILTILLSEITPNKIRYKVTVAHILVMAVGSCMLPLMAYLLPNWRHLYGAVGLLHFLVLIPSFIVFEESPRWLLENGKLDEARNLLKKIAKMNNVKLDEAKLLELGRDRETRVNEAEKKQRGRRKLSYLDLVRVPFLRRRIIILSIAWLAVNVSYYGVSLNVNNLGGNRYLTFFALVSVELPGHILSYFTIRKLGSRVAFMIFSSVCGVFILAVPLLQAVDDTAVVVSNVIGKLFATGTFSLLYAFTGELFPTLLRSQSYGVCSVVSRVSAVLVPFLLYLGELYHPIIPYSVMGAIVIGAAVGMFFLPETKSQPMPDTMEDAKLQNRFISKVRC
- the LOC143460285 gene encoding solute carrier family 22 member 4-like isoform X1 is translated as MSAHENLLAPLAKFGSFQTRVVIVAYLTAIVAGPNVWMTVFVVYTPPHRCYIPELDDGNDTSEVDCVVVPSNLSNSSVARYIPVVDGNLQKQEWSSCTRYNESTSAGHGNVSVVSCDRGWKYKTGENVITAVSEFDLVCDKSWLAPLVPSCLMFGLMAGSFLGGILADRFGRKKVVLGALVIMCASLSISAFTPSWIGLHVLTFFIGLGDVARTSILTILLSEITPNKIRYKVTVAHILVMAVGSCMLPLMAYLLPNWRHLYGAVGLLHFLVLIPSFIVFEESPRWLLENGKLDEARNLLKKIAKMNNVKLDEAKLLELGRDRETRVNQEAEKKQRGRRKLSYLDLVRVPFLRRRIIILSIAWLAVNVSYYGVSLNVNNLGGNRYLTFFALVSVELPGHILSYFTIRKLGSRVAFMIFSSVCGVFILAVPLLQAVDDTAVVVSNVIGKLFATGTFSLLYAFTGELFPTLLRSQSYGVCSVVSRVSAVLVPFLLYLGELYHPIIPYSVMGAIVIGAAVGMFFLPETKSQPMPDTMEDAKLQNRFISKVRC